The nucleotide window AGGAGATTGGTTGGAACGATGCGGAACGATCGCCTGTGCTGGTGAAAGTGACCGATTACATCGCGCGGAACTTCGTCTCGCTGCCGGACGTTCCGGTCCTGGCGAAGATGGCGGGCGTTTCCGCACGCACGTTGTCCGCGATGTTCCAGCGGGAATATCATGTCAGCCCCACGCGCTTCATCGCGCGGGTGCGCACCAGCGAGGCCGCGAAGCTGCTGGCGGAGACAAGCTTGAGTCTGGACGAGATCGCGGAGAAGACCGGTTTCCCGAACCGCTATTATCTCACGCGGGTCTTTACCAAGCTCACCGGAAAATCCCCGGCCCGCTTCCGCAAGGAAAGCCATGCGGCTGCGATGGGGAAAGAAGAGCCGTGAGGCTTCCGCTTCGCGGCCACGATGGACGGGCAATCACACCACGCCGCGCTTTTTCAGGAACGGCACCAGCTCGTCCACGCCGAAGTCCGCGAGCACCTCGCCATGCCAATCCATCGTCGGAGCCTTTGATTGGCCGGAGAGATCCACCATCTCCTGCATCGCCTCGCGGTTGCCGCTGACAACGATCGTCTCAACCTCGATCTTCTTCTTGTCGAGATACTCGATCACATCATCGCACCACGGGCAGCCGGTTTTGATATAGAGGATGGGAAGTTCGGAGGCCATGGGATGCAGATGGATTAGATGAAACGGACCGCGTGCTTCTTCGAGAGTTTCAGCACGTCGCCCGCCTGCACCGATACGGCGGCGGAGGGATCCGTCAATTTCTCTCCATTGAGCTGGACCGAGCCGGTGGTGATGAACTGCTTGCGCAGCTCCCCATTCGACTTCTCCACTTCGAAGGCGATCTTGAAGCAGTGGGCCGAGAGTGTAAGCACGTTCGCATCCGCTGGCAGATCAGCGAGTGACAGTTCCGGGAGATCGGCGGCGGCGAGATCCTTTTTGGAAAAGCGGGTGTCCCAATCCGCGCGCGCGGCGGTGCCAGCCTCCGCGCCGTGGTAGCGCGAGGTGAGCTTTTCCGCGAGGGCCTTCTTGGCCTCCATCGGATGAACGTCCGGTGAAAGCGTTTCGCCCAACAGGAGCTGGTAGTAGCGCGCCATCAGGGTGTCGGACACGCTCATCAGTTTGCCGAACATTTCCTGCGGCGGGTCGTTCACGCCGACGTAGTTGCCGTAGGACTTCGACATCTTCTTCACGCCATCGAGACCTTCCAGCAGCGGCACGACCATCACCACCTGCTGCGGCTGGCCTTCCTCCTTCTGGAGATCGCGGCCGACGAGGATGTTGAAAAGCTGGTCGGTGCCGCCGATCTCGACATCGGCGCGGATCTCCACGGAGTCCCAGCCCTGCATGATCGGGTACTGGAGTTCGTGCAGGCGCACTTCCTGGGCGGAATCGAGGCGGTTGCGGAAGTCCTCGCGCTGGAGCATCTGCTGGAGCGTCACGCGGGAGTTGAGCTTCAGCACCTCCTCATAGGTCATCTTGCGGAACCAATCACCGTTGTAAACGACCTCGGTTTTCTCCGGATCGAGGATTTTGAAAGCCTGGGTGGTGTAGGTCTCGGCATTGGCCAGCACTTCATCGCGGGTGAGCGGCGGGCGGGTGACGGAGCGGCCGGACGGATCGCCGATGGTGGCGGTGAAATCGCCGATCAGCAGCACGGCCTGGTGGCCGAGTTCCTGGAACTGGCGCAACTTTTCGAGAGCGACGGTATGGCCGAAGTGGATGTCCGGGGCGGTCGGGTCCACGCCGAGTTTCACGCGCAGCGGGCGGCCGAGCGCGAGTTTGTCGGCGAGTTCCTTTTCCGAGAGCACCTTGGCGGTGCCTGCGGTGAGCAGACGGAGTTGTTCGGCGGCCGGGAGCGACATGCGCGGGACGCTAGAGGCGGCGGGCGGGCGAGTCCAGAGCGCAGACGGGGGGAGTTTCAGGGCGGGTGGAAACAGCCCTGTAAAACGTGGATTGCATATTCTCCAACAATCTCCTACAACGTTAACCCCCCAAAAATCTTTTACCCCGCTTTCCCATGAAGACGAAATTCGTTGGTCGTGGTTTGTGGTTTCCTTCTCCGGTCCTGATTGTGGCCGGTCTGCTGGCCGCCAGTGGCAACGCCACCGCCGTCATCTACATCAAGGCGAACAATACGATCGCCCTGAACACCACTGGGAGCTGGACCACCGCGGGTTCACCCGGGTCCCTCGATGTGGCGCTGTGGAACAACACCGTCGCCTCCGGAAACGTCACCGCCTCGCTCGGCGCCAGCATGTCGGTGGCCGGCATCCAGATCGGGGATGGTGGCAATCCCGGCGGCAATATCGTCATCAATGGCGCGGCCGGCCAGACCCTTACGCTCGGTGCGAACGGCATCGTCGCACTGGGTACCGGTTCCAGCCCGAGAGGACTCACGATCAATGCGGACACGGTGATCAGCGCCGATCAGATCTGGGACATTGGTTCCGGCGTGGTCACGGCTCCCACCGTCTTTTTCAACCAAACCGGAGCGATGTCCGGAGACGCCGCGCGGATCCTGACCAAGTCCAGTTCCGGAGCGGCCACGATTTCGTCCCTCGCCTCGACTTACGCCGGGAAATATGTGGTCAACGGTGGAACCCTGGGCATCAGCGGAGACCTCGCGCTGGGGCCGGTGCCGGGCGTGCTTACGTCCGACTATCTCACGCTCAATGGCGGCATCCTGGCGAACATGACCGGAGCCACCTCCAGCACCGCGTTCACCTCCGGATTTGATATCACTCTTGCGATCAACCGCGGCATCACGCTGGGAGCGGGGGGAGGCAGTCTTCAAACCGGGTTCAATCGTACCCTCACGGTTCCCGGTGTCATCACCGGTGCGGGAGGGCTGACGAAGACGGACATCGGCACGCTCGTTCTTTCCGGTGCGAACGACTACACCGGAGCCACGACCGTCAATCCCAACGGTGGCACGTTGAAGCTCACCGGCTCGCTGACTTCCAATGCCAGCGTCGGATCGGGCGCCACCATCACGGGCAGCGGCAGCAGCACCGGCTCGCTTTCATTGCTCAACAATTCCAACCTCCTGGTCGGCTTTCCGGTGCTCACCTTCAACGGTGTCAATGTCTCGGCCTCCGCGAACATCGTCCTGGCCAATCCCTCGCCGGTGGTAGGGACGAAGAATGTCGATCTCATCAACTATGGGCCGGGCGTGGCGACAGGCACCGGCAATTTCAACATCGCGGGTTTCCGCAACGCTTCCGTCATCAATGACACATTCAACGCCAAACTGGTGCTCCAGTATGATGTATCTCTTCTGACATGGGAGACGGCGAACACCACTTGGAGCACCGGCGGGGCCTTTGCTCCGGGACCGCTGACCTTCCAGTCCGGGGATTCGGTTGTTTTCGACTCGCCGGATGCGGTGACACTTTCCGGAACGATGTACCCCTCGTCGGTGCTGGTGAACAACACCGTGGGCACCTTGTCGATGACCGGCACGGGTTTGATCGCCGGGGGCACCATCGTGACAAAGGACGGCGCGGGCACGTTCCTGTTCTCCACGCCGAATACCTATCTCGGCCAGACGGTGGTGACGGCGGGAACCCTCCAGATCGGAAACTCCAATGCGCTGGGGGCCTCGGGCAGCGGGAATGAAACCATCGTCGAGGATGGGGGCACGCTGGACGTGAACGGCATCGCGCTTTCCACGACCAATGTGGCGGAGCTTGTCCAAATCGCCGGAGCGGGAGTGGGTGGCAATGGCGCGCTGGTCAACAACAGTGTCACCGCCCAGCAGAACGCGCTGAACAATCTCACGCTGACCGCGAATGCGACCGTGGGAGGAGTTTCCCGGTTCGATCTGCGCAGCGCGGGTACCGGCACGCCCTCGACCTTTCTCAACATGGGTGGCTTCACCCTGACCAAGGTCGGGGCGAACCAGTTCAGCATCGTCGGCACGCCCATTTCGCTCGGGAGCATCGTCATCAATGCGGGTACGCTGAGCCTGGAAACCAGCACCACCACCGCGGGAGCGGGCACGATCACCATCGCCAGCACCGGCACGCTCGGGTTGTGGGCGAATGGCGCCGGTAACATCACCTGGCCGGTGACTTCGAATGGCGGGACGATCAATAATCTCGGATCGGCAGGCACACTGAGCAGCACCATCGCCCTGGCCACCGGCACGACCACCACGTTGACCGGCAGTGCCGCCACTACGTTGCCTTCGGCCATCACCGGTTCGGGAGATCTCGTGAAGACCGGCTCGAGTTCCTACACCTTCACTTCCACCGCGAAGACCTTCACCGGCAAGCTGGCGATCAACCAGGGGACGATCGTGCAGGACTCGGGTGGAACTCTGGGCGGGACACCGGCCAGCTTCGTGGCGGATGGCCTCAGCTTCAATGGCGGCACGATCAGCAACAGCGGGGGAGTCATCGCCAACTTCAGCGTGGCAACCAACCGGGGAGTGACGGTCAATGCCGGAGGAGGCACGTTCAATGGCGACAGCACTTCCGGCAATATCGGCATCACGGTGGACAGCATCATCAGCGGCACCGGGCTCCTGACCAAAACCGGCGGCGGTTTTCTCCGTTTGAACGGGGCGAATACCTGGAGCGGAGGCTTCACCGTCACCAACGGTTCTCCGTCCACCAACGGAAACGGTGCCCTCATGCTCGGCCATGTTTCGGCCCTGGGGACGGGCAACGTCACCTACACCAACAGCGGCAATATCACCGGGATGAGATTCCTGGTTTCGCCGACTCTCGCCAACAATATCACTCTGAGCTCCGGAGCGGTCACGAACCGCTTCCTGATCGATGCGTCGAAGAACGTGGTCCTGCAGGGAACGATCGCCGGAGGCAATGCGGGTGGCACCTGGCAGCTCGACATCGACGCCACCTCCACACTCACCCTGTCCGGCAACAACACCTATGTGGGCACCACCAAGCTCAATTCCGGCAAGCTGCTGGTCTCCACCAACAACACCGTTCTGGGGACCAGCACCTTGTCCGTGGCGGGAAACTCGACCTTGTCCACCGTCGCTCCGGACAGCCCGCGCAATCTGGCGAATGCCGTCTCGATTGCGACGGGGATCACGCTGACTCTCGACAGCAGTCCTTCGACGCTGACCTTGAGCGGGCCGGTCAGCGGCGCGGGTTCGATCACTCATCCCAATACCGCGAACCTCACCCTTTCCGGTGCCAATGCTTCGTTCACCGGAACCAGCACCTTCAATGCCGGGGTGCTCAACCTGGACTACAACACCCAGAACAACTCCAAGCTGGCGGATGCGGCATTGCTGACTCTCAATGGCACCGCCCTGGTGTTGAACGGAGGTTCGCACAATGAACTGATCGGCGGACTGACATTCAGCGGATTCGCCTCCATCTCGCGCAACAGCGGTTCCTCGACGCTCTCGCTCGGCACCATCACCCGCACCAACGGACAGTTGGATATCGGTGGCCTGGGATTGGCCACGACCACCTCCGCCAACGTCAACGGCCTGCTGCCGGGGGTGATCCTGAACGGTTCCACGCTTTCGATGAATGACGGCAGCGGCAACATCGTGCCCTTGAACGTGTTCTCCGATCTGGTCCGGCTCGGCGGCGTGGTGGCGAATGATGGCTCGTTGAACCAGCGGATCATCGAAGGCGGTGTCTCCGGAAATGTCACTCTCGCGGCGGCGACGACCGATACGAACACGCTTACGGTGAATTCAAACGGCGGTCTGGCCACCATCAGTGGTTCGACCACGCTGCGGCTTGGTGCGGTGGGCACCCTGTTGGCTACCTCCGCCAGCAGCGGCGTCACGGTCACCGTGCCGAACCTCACCGCGGGCGGCCCGCCCACCAACACGGCGGGAGAGCTGGTCCTGAACAACTCCCAGGTGACCGTGCCGATGAGCATCAGCTCGTTGCTTGTGGATAATGGCACCGGTGTCGTGAAGGTGGTCAAAGTGGGAGCGGGGAAAACCATCCTCACCGGAGTGAACACCGCGACCGGCGGGTATGCCATCGGAGCGGGATCGCTTCAGGTCGGAGATGGCACGGGTACCGGCACCACCGCAACCTTGGGAGCGGGTTCGGCGGTGGCGATCTCCAGCGGAGCCGGGCTGATGTTCAATCTCAAGACCGTCATCAATACGAACGTGGACGGCGCCGGGGCGATCAGCGGGCTGGGCAGCGTGGTTTACAACGGCCTCAACGGTGCGGCTCCGAACGGCGGCCTGAGTGTCTATGCGGTGAACAACGCGAGCACCTACAGCGGCGGCACCACGATCAACAACGCCCGCACCAACGTTGGCAATTCCACCGCATTCGGCACGGGCCCGGTGACCGTCAATGCGGGCGGGCAGATTTATGTGAACACCAACAGCCTCACGATCGCCAATGCCCTCGACATCAAAGGAAACGGTTGGTTTGAAAATGGCACGGTGAGCGTCAATGGCGCTCAAAACGGAGCGATCCGCGTTGATGGAACCAGCACCGTTTTTTCCGGATCGGTGAACATGTCCGCGGATGTCCGCATCGGAGCCGGGTCTTCGGTATCGCCGGTGTTTTCCGGAGTGGTCGCGGGAGTGGGGAATCTTGAGATCAACGGCGCGGCGAATGTCAGCGGCACGATCATCTTTTCCGGTAACAACACCTACACCGGCACCACCACCATCACCACCGGTGTGCTCCAGATCGGGAATGGCGGTACCAGCGGGACATTGGGCGTGGGTGGTCCGGTCACCAACAACGCGACCCTGCGCTTCAACCGCACGAATGCGCACACGGTTGCCAACAATATTTCGGGCACCGGCTCCGTGGTTCACACGGGAACCGGCACGACGACGCTGGCAGGCAGCAACACCTACTCCGGAGGAACCACCCTGACCGCCGGTACCTTGTCGCTTGGGTCGAGCACCGCCATCGGCACCACCGGCACGATCAGTTTCGGAGGCGGAACCCTGCAGTTCAATGCCATCAACACGACCGACTATTCCGCCCGGTTCTCCCAAGTCTCCGGACAGCAGTACAAGCTGGACACCAACGGCCAGGCCGTAACCCTCGCGACCGCCCTGACCGGCCCTGCGGGCAGCCTGACGAAGATCGGGCAAGGGACCCTCAGCCTCACCAATGCGTCCAACCTGCTGGGCAACGGCATCACCATCTCGGACAACGGCGGATCGCTGCTGGTGCCGAACACGGGTGCGCTCGGAACGGGCACGATCACCCTGAGCAAACAAGGGGTGAACACCGGCATCCTCGTACTCCAGCTTTCGGGAACGAATACGATCGCCAACAACTTCAACTCCGCGTCCTCCACCACCCTCAGCGGCGGGGGCACGCCGGGCATCCAGAACGTCACCGGCAATACCAAGATCACCGGCAATCTGACGGTCACCAGCACCGGCGGGAACGGATTCAACATCCAGTCCGATGCCGGTGTGGGCAACTTCCTTGAATTGTCCGGCACTCTTGGGGTGGGGGCCGCCATCACGACCCCTCGCACGAATTCCCTGGGTGGGGCGGGCAATGGCTTGGTCAGTGGAGTCATTCAGGACAGCACCACCACTCCAGCGGCCACCATGGCGCTCTCCAAGGCCGGGTCGGGCACTTGGACACTCACCGGTGCGAATACCTACACCGGCAATACGACGGTCAACGGCGGCGTGCTTTCCCTGACCACGCCGTACCTGGCGGATGCGTCCTTCATCACGATCGCCACCAGCGGTGCCACGCTGGATCTCAACTACGTCGGCACGGATACCGTGGGACAGTTGTTCTTCGGCGCGGTCCAGCAGCAGGCGGGAACCTGGGGTTCCCCCACATCGGCCGCCGCGCATAAGACCACCCGCATCACCGGCACCGGCATTCTCAACGTGTTGACGGGGGCTCCATCAACCCTTTACGACACATGGATGTCCCTCTACGGCCTGACCTATGGCCTGAACGACGCCAAGAACCAGGATCCGGACAACGATGGCTCCAACAACCTCGCCGAGTTCGCCTTCGACAGCAATCCCCTCTCGGGAGTCGCTAGCGGGAAGATCATCGTGAAGGTGGCGACCATCGGGCCGGACCAGGTGCTGACCCTCACCCTGCCGATCCTCACCGGGGTCGCCTTCAGTTCGCCGGACGGCATGGAACTGGTGTCCACGGTAGCGGTTGAAGGCGTGATCTACCACATCCAGGGCAGCAGCGATCTGGGCACCTTTGATGAGGTCGTCTCCGAGCTCAATCCGATCGACACCGCCGCCGTTCAGGCGACCCTCACCTTACCGACGATCGATAGCGGATGGACCTACCGGACCTTCCGGACCGCTGGGACGGTGGCGACGGATACAAAGAAATTCATGCGTGCGAAGGTGAATGAATGAGGGAAAAAGGCCAGTTGACCAAAAAAAGTAGGCAGAAATCCCAACGAATGTTGCTTGCAATCTGGATGTTCGAGCGTATTTAATGGCGGCGATTCGATTGCGCGCAATAAATGCAAGTTTCGGATCCGGGCTGCTTGGGCAGACCTGACGATTTTCTTGGGTACATGCAATGAACGAAAAAGATGGCCGGGTGGGAAACCATCCGGCCATCTTTTCTTTTTGAAAGCCAGTCGGTTAGTTGATGCCCGCGTGTTTCCGGAGGATGCGGATCACTTCCTGCCCTGCTTCCTCATTGCTGGGAACTCCGTGGCCGCTGGGAACGATCTTTTCGCTCTCCACGTGGTCGAGGTGGGATGACCAGTAGGGCACGATGCCGTCGCTGCTGTTCGGTGTATCGCCCCGGCCACGATCACCGATGATCGAGTGGAGATGCAGGCGGGAGGGCAGGTGGGTCTTTTGGAGAGCCTGCACGCTGGGATCGTTCGGGGACAGGTTGTCGATGGCGGTCGGCAGGTGGCCGGATTCAGGAAGCAGCATGTTGCCGGCGTTCCGCATGGCGATGTCTACCATTTCCACCGTGAGGGTTTTCGGCAGGCGCACGAGGCGGGACAGCCAGGTGAAGATGACGCGTTCCGCCAGCGGGCTGCCCTGATGAGGCACCGCCATGAAGACGATGCGGTCCGGGAAGGTGATGGGATGGTAAAGGATACCGGTTTCGATCATCTGGCGTCCCTGCGGGCTCAGGTTGAGTTGGTCGATGGGTTTCTTGAAGAAACCGTCATAGAAGCACTGGCCCGGTTCGCTGACGGCGGTGCGGGTGATGAGGCCGCCCATGGAGTGTGCCACGATTACGGTCTTGTTGATATTGCCGCGGTCGCCGTGGGCCTTGGCGTAGGCCGCAGCGGCATTCATATAGCTACGGAAGCGGGCCGCACTGAGGATCCACGGATTGCCGGTGGGGTAGTTGAA belongs to Luteolibacter ambystomatis and includes:
- a CDS encoding autotransporter-associated beta strand repeat-containing protein → MKTKFVGRGLWFPSPVLIVAGLLAASGNATAVIYIKANNTIALNTTGSWTTAGSPGSLDVALWNNTVASGNVTASLGASMSVAGIQIGDGGNPGGNIVINGAAGQTLTLGANGIVALGTGSSPRGLTINADTVISADQIWDIGSGVVTAPTVFFNQTGAMSGDAARILTKSSSGAATISSLASTYAGKYVVNGGTLGISGDLALGPVPGVLTSDYLTLNGGILANMTGATSSTAFTSGFDITLAINRGITLGAGGGSLQTGFNRTLTVPGVITGAGGLTKTDIGTLVLSGANDYTGATTVNPNGGTLKLTGSLTSNASVGSGATITGSGSSTGSLSLLNNSNLLVGFPVLTFNGVNVSASANIVLANPSPVVGTKNVDLINYGPGVATGTGNFNIAGFRNASVINDTFNAKLVLQYDVSLLTWETANTTWSTGGAFAPGPLTFQSGDSVVFDSPDAVTLSGTMYPSSVLVNNTVGTLSMTGTGLIAGGTIVTKDGAGTFLFSTPNTYLGQTVVTAGTLQIGNSNALGASGSGNETIVEDGGTLDVNGIALSTTNVAELVQIAGAGVGGNGALVNNSVTAQQNALNNLTLTANATVGGVSRFDLRSAGTGTPSTFLNMGGFTLTKVGANQFSIVGTPISLGSIVINAGTLSLETSTTTAGAGTITIASTGTLGLWANGAGNITWPVTSNGGTINNLGSAGTLSSTIALATGTTTTLTGSAATTLPSAITGSGDLVKTGSSSYTFTSTAKTFTGKLAINQGTIVQDSGGTLGGTPASFVADGLSFNGGTISNSGGVIANFSVATNRGVTVNAGGGTFNGDSTSGNIGITVDSIISGTGLLTKTGGGFLRLNGANTWSGGFTVTNGSPSTNGNGALMLGHVSALGTGNVTYTNSGNITGMRFLVSPTLANNITLSSGAVTNRFLIDASKNVVLQGTIAGGNAGGTWQLDIDATSTLTLSGNNTYVGTTKLNSGKLLVSTNNTVLGTSTLSVAGNSTLSTVAPDSPRNLANAVSIATGITLTLDSSPSTLTLSGPVSGAGSITHPNTANLTLSGANASFTGTSTFNAGVLNLDYNTQNNSKLADAALLTLNGTALVLNGGSHNELIGGLTFSGFASISRNSGSSTLSLGTITRTNGQLDIGGLGLATTTSANVNGLLPGVILNGSTLSMNDGSGNIVPLNVFSDLVRLGGVVANDGSLNQRIIEGGVSGNVTLAAATTDTNTLTVNSNGGLATISGSTTLRLGAVGTLLATSASSGVTVTVPNLTAGGPPTNTAGELVLNNSQVTVPMSISSLLVDNGTGVVKVVKVGAGKTILTGVNTATGGYAIGAGSLQVGDGTGTGTTATLGAGSAVAISSGAGLMFNLKTVINTNVDGAGAISGLGSVVYNGLNGAAPNGGLSVYAVNNASTYSGGTTINNARTNVGNSTAFGTGPVTVNAGGQIYVNTNSLTIANALDIKGNGWFENGTVSVNGAQNGAIRVDGTSTVFSGSVNMSADVRIGAGSSVSPVFSGVVAGVGNLEINGAANVSGTIIFSGNNTYTGTTTITTGVLQIGNGGTSGTLGVGGPVTNNATLRFNRTNAHTVANNISGTGSVVHTGTGTTTLAGSNTYSGGTTLTAGTLSLGSSTAIGTTGTISFGGGTLQFNAINTTDYSARFSQVSGQQYKLDTNGQAVTLATALTGPAGSLTKIGQGTLSLTNASNLLGNGITISDNGGSLLVPNTGALGTGTITLSKQGVNTGILVLQLSGTNTIANNFNSASSTTLSGGGTPGIQNVTGNTKITGNLTVTSTGGNGFNIQSDAGVGNFLELSGTLGVGAAITTPRTNSLGGAGNGLVSGVIQDSTTTPAATMALSKAGSGTWTLTGANTYTGNTTVNGGVLSLTTPYLADASFITIATSGATLDLNYVGTDTVGQLFFGAVQQQAGTWGSPTSAAAHKTTRITGTGILNVLTGAPSTLYDTWMSLYGLTYGLNDAKNQDPDNDGSNNLAEFAFDSNPLSGVASGKIIVKVATIGPDQVLTLTLPILTGVAFSSPDGMELVSTVAVEGVIYHIQGSSDLGTFDEVVSELNPIDTAAVQATLTLPTIDSGWTYRTFRTAGTVATDTKKFMRAKVNE
- a CDS encoding glutaredoxin family protein; its protein translation is MASELPILYIKTGCPWCDDVIEYLDKKKIEVETIVVSGNREAMQEMVDLSGQSKAPTMDWHGEVLADFGVDELVPFLKKRGVV
- the tyrS gene encoding tyrosine--tRNA ligase, giving the protein MSLPAAEQLRLLTAGTAKVLSEKELADKLALGRPLRVKLGVDPTAPDIHFGHTVALEKLRQFQELGHQAVLLIGDFTATIGDPSGRSVTRPPLTRDEVLANAETYTTQAFKILDPEKTEVVYNGDWFRKMTYEEVLKLNSRVTLQQMLQREDFRNRLDSAQEVRLHELQYPIMQGWDSVEIRADVEIGGTDQLFNILVGRDLQKEEGQPQQVVMVVPLLEGLDGVKKMSKSYGNYVGVNDPPQEMFGKLMSVSDTLMARYYQLLLGETLSPDVHPMEAKKALAEKLTSRYHGAEAGTAARADWDTRFSKKDLAAADLPELSLADLPADANVLTLSAHCFKIAFEVEKSNGELRKQFITTGSVQLNGEKLTDPSAAVSVQAGDVLKLSKKHAVRFI